One stretch of Rhipicephalus sanguineus isolate Rsan-2018 chromosome 10, BIME_Rsan_1.4, whole genome shotgun sequence DNA includes these proteins:
- the LOC119407121 gene encoding chitin deacetylase 1, whose protein sequence is MSTKPPGNLNVSDMPQFVMLTFDDAIREQNMEFYRKLLDPGRSRNRANGCNMAATFFVSAGYTDYSLVYEIHSVGSKIAIHSITHRDNLTYWRALDVAGWEAEFVGERDLLRDYALIPDEDVIGARAPYLESGNGSAYTMMRQNGFVYDSSLCIDGSVLREHRGRQDALLPVHAGLRPIGLTCAVPSCPSGIHRGLWLVPLNSYYMTTTSDGDGSRTIVSSCNMPDACTPMPTSEAEMLDFLRSNFELYYHTNRAPFPLFTHETWLWTPGRRQGYLSFVNWLLTLEDVFVVAVAEVVRFMRDPKPLGEYMLASCSRASEFKRCPQVHACWFPDSPIEETWNLVGCRPCPENCPWLRDVV, encoded by the exons ATGAGTACGAAGCCCCCTGGAAACCTTAACGTCAGCGATATGCCCCAGTTCGTCATGCTGACGTTCGATGACGCAATCAGGGAGCAGAACATGGAATTTTACCGCAAGCTACTAGACCCGGGAAGGAGCAGGAATCGAGCCAACGGTTGCAACATGGCCGCCACGTTCTTCGTTTCGGCCGGCTACACCGACTACTCGCTCGTGTACGAGATACACAGCGTGGGCAGCAAGATCGCCATCCACTCCATCAC GCACCGAGACAACCTGACCTACTGGCGAGCCCTCGATGTCGCCGGCTGGGAGGCCGAGTTCGTAGGCGAGCGCGACCTCCTGCGGGACTACGCGCTGATTCCCGATGAGGACGTGATTGGTGCGAGGGCCCCCTACCTGGAGTCCGGGAACGGATCCGCGTACACAATGATGCGGCAGAACGGATTCGTCTACGACTCCTCCCTCTGCATCGA tggatcagtg CTACGTGAACACCGCGGCCGACAAGATGCCCTTCTACCCGTACACGCTGGACTACGGCCTATAGGGCTGACCTGCGCGGTCCCGTCGTGTCCCAGTGGCATTCACCGTGGCCTCTGGCTGGTGCCGCTCAACAGCTACTACATGACGACGACCTCTGATGGCGACGGATCCCGCACGATCGTCAGCAGCTGCAACATGCCGGACGCGTGCACTCCGATGCCCACTTCGGAGGCCGAGATGCTGGATTTCCTCAG GTCAAACTTCGAGCTCTACTACCACACCAACAGGGCTCCGTTTCCGCTGTTCACCCACGAAACCTGGCTCTGGACTCCGGGGCGAAGACAGGGTTACCTGTCCTTCGTCAACTGGCTACTCACACTCGAGGACGTGTTCGTCGTCGCCGTGGCCGAAGTGGTGCGCTTCATGCGAGACCCCAAGCCCCTCGGCGAGTACATGCTGGCCTCGTGTTCGAGGGCGTCGGAGTTCAAGCGTTGTCCGCAAGTCCACGCCTGCTGGTTTCCGGACTCGCCCATCGAGGAGACTTGGAACCTTGTCGGCTGCAGGCCGTGTCCCGAGAACTGCCCGTGGTTGCGGGACGTCGTCTGA
- the LOC119407120 gene encoding chitin deacetylase 7, producing MTTQLSSPLSIVLLCFWQTVAAGSATTCNLSECRSRDNCACMSTRPPENLNASDMPQFVMLTFDDAINEKNMDFYRQLLDPGNRRNRANGCNMAATFFVSAGYTDYSLVHELHSVGSEIAIHSITHRDNLTYWRALDVAGWKEEFVGDRDLLRDYAAIPERDMVGARAPYLEVGNGSAYTMMRQNGFVYDSSVCIDYMNETDKLPFFPYTLDYGLGLTCTVPSCPSRGHRGLWLVPLNSYYMTTTSGGDGSRTIVTSCAMPDTCAPKPTTKDDTLDFLRSNFERYYHTNRAPFPVFIHETWLWTPGRRQGYLSFVDWLLTLEDVFVVTVAEVVRFMRDPKPLGEYVQASCSRASEFQRCPQVHACSFPNSPIEETRHLVGCRPCPESYPWLRDVARTAKHDAPFHVAEKQNFCAGCVILFCLAIIVCLGYFATKPLERRSKTHTL from the exons ATGACAACACAATTATCGAGTCCTCTTTCTATCGTTCTGCTGTGCTTCTGGCAAACTGTTGCGGCGGGATCTGCTACAACGTGCAACCTTAGCGAGTGTCGCTCTCGCGATAACTGCGCCTGCATGAGCACGCGACCCCCGGAAAACCTTAACGCCAGCGATATGCCCCAATTCGTCATGCTCACGTTCGATGACGCAATCAACGAGAAAAACATGGACTTCTACCGCCAGCTACTGGACCCGGGAAATCGCAGGAATCGAGCCAACGGTTGCAATATGGCCGCCACGTTCTTCGTTTCGGCCGGCTACACTGACTACTCGCTCGTGCACGAGCTGCACAGCGTGGGCAGCGAGATCGCTATCCACTCCATCAC GCATCGCGATAACCTGACGTACTGGCGCGCGCTGGACGTTGCCGGCTGGAAGGAGGAGTTCGTTGGCGACCGCGATCTCCTGCGGGACTACGCGGCGATTCCTGAACGGGACATGGTGGGCGCTAGGGCCCCCTACCTCGAGGTCGGCAACGGATCTGCGtacacaatgatgcgacagaacgGATTCGTCTACGACTCCTCCGTCTGCATCGA CTACATGAACGAGACCGACAAGCTGCCCTTCTTTCCGTACACGCTGGACTACGGCCTAGGGTTGACCTGCACGGTCCCGTCGTGTCCCAGTCGCGGCCACCGTGGCCTCTGGCTGGTGCCGCTCAACAGTTACTACATGACGACGACCTCTGGCGGCGACGGCTCCCGCACGATCGTCACCAGCTGCGCCATGCCGGACACGTGCGCTCCGAAGCCCACCACGAAGGACGACACGCTGGATTTTCTCAG GTCAAACTTCGAGCGCTACTACCACACCAACAGGGCTCCGTTTCCTGTTTTCATCCACGAAACGTGGCTCTGGACTCCGGGGCGAAGGCAGGGGTACCTGTCCTTCGTCGACTGGCTACTCACACTCGAGGACGTGTTCGTCGTCACCGTGGCCGAAGTCGTGCGCTTCATGAGAGACCCCAAGCCCCTCGGCGAGTACGTGCAGGCCTCGTGTTCGAGGGCGTCGGAGttccagcgttgtccgcaagtCCACGCCTGCTCGTTTCCCAACTCGCCCATCGAGGAGACTCGGCACCTCGTTGGCTGCAGACCATGTCCCGAGAGCTACCCGTGGTTGCGGGACGTCGCGCGAACGGCGAAGCACGACGCCCCGTTCCATGTAGCCGAGAAACAGAACTTCTGCGCGGGATGCGTTATTCTGTTCTGTTTGGCAATCATCGTCTGTCTCGGCTATTTCGCTACGAAGCCGCTCGAACGTCGTAGCAAGACACACACTTTgtag